The stretch of DNA CATGACGTCGATGGGTTTGGAGAGAAAGGCGTTGAAGCCGTTTGCCAGAAACATCTCTTCGTTCCCCGCCAGCGCGTTTGCCGTCAGCGCGATGATCGGCACGGTCTCCGCGTAGGGAGTGCCGAGCCCGCGGATGAGCCGGGCGGCCTCCACCCCGTCCATCTCCGGCATCATATGATCCATAAACACCAGGTCGTACCGCACCCGCTCCGCCTCGATCTTTTCGATGGCGGCCCGCCCGCTCAGCGCGCAGTCCACGGTGAGCCCGTAGGGGAGCAGCAGTCCCTTCGCTACGTCCAAGTTTGTCGTCACATCGTCCACAACCAGGATTTTCCCGTACGGCATGTAGGCCCGCACGAGATTTCGGCCCCGGTTCCGCCTGTCGTCTATGAAACGGAACGATTCCAGATTTTCCACCGTGTCTTTGCCAATCTCCCGGGCGTCGATGATTTTTTGCCGGAAACGCACCGTAAAGACGCTGCCCTGGCCGTATTCGCTCTCCACAAAAATCGTCCCGCCCATCATGTCCACGAGCTTTTTGGTGATGGACAGCCCCAGGCCCGTTCCCTCAATTTTGCGGTTGGCGTGGACATCGAGTTGACTGTACTCCGAAAACAGCTTCCCAAGGTCCTCATGCCGGATGCCGGCGCCCGTGTCCCGCACCGTGAAGATGATCCACGCGTCGTCCCCTTGCCGCTCCCACGTCGTCTGGAAGAGCACAGCGCCCTCTCTGGTGTATTTGAATGCGTTGGAGAGCAGATTGTTCAATATTTGCTTGATCCGCAGTTCGTCCCCGTACAGCCGGGATGGCAACGTCTCGTCGATCTGCAGCTTGAACACGAGGGGTTTGGAGCCGATGCGCACAATGTTGAGCTGTACGGTGTCGTGGATCAGGCTCGGCGTGTCGTAGTCCAGCGGGATGAGCTCGAAACTGCCCGACTCGATTTTGGAGACATCTAAGATGTCGTTGATGATCCCCAGCAGGCTGGAACCTGAATTGTATATTTTTTCTAAGTCAGAACGAGTCTTCTGCGGCAGATCCATTTGGAGCTGGATTTGGGAGAGTCCGATGATGGCGTTTAAGGGCGTACGGATCTCATGACTCACCGTCGCCAGAAACGTACTTTTTGCCTGAGACGCCACCTCCGCTTTTTTCTTTTCCATATTGTACATATACATTTGAAATTTTATGGCAATACCAATGAACACGCTGACGATGAAAATAGACTGCGCGTCGTGTAAGATCACCATGGACAACGTGGCCAGCGGCCGCGGGAAAATGCGGGGGAATAGATCGTTGACGTACAGGCAGGCGGAGAATGACAGAATCTCCAACAGAACCATCACAAAACAGTCTCTTTTTTCCAACGCGAAAAACGTGAGGACGATGATCATCACAGCATACGCCGTGATGCCGCTTTCGACGCCTCCCACGGCATAGTACATAAACGGGAAAAAGACAAGAGAAGCAAACCCCAGCAGCAGCAGCGATCCCAGCCTGTACTTGCGGTACTTGCTGCAGAAATAAAATAAAAAGATGACCGAGATGTCTATGGCGACCAGCGTGCCGATTTCCAATGGATACGGTATCAGAAGACAGGTGACGACCGTGGTCGTCAGCATCGTGATAAGGGCGCTGGCAAAGAGCAGGTTAAATACCCGCGCGGCCAAGGGCTGACTGTCGGAGAAAAAATACTTGTCGAGCAGCCTGCGTATCCAGATGATCATAAAAACCGCCTCATCCAATTTCGTGGCTTTCCGCCGCCTGCCGCCTGCGTGTGAGCGCTCGCCGGCCGCCCTTATCTGCGGGCATGTGAGATCTCCCAGAATAAATCGCCGGCCAGCGACGGGCGAGGCTTTTGACACTTGAACCAGGTATTCTCTCTATATATATCGTGCGAAATGCCTCTCAGCAGCCATCTCCCGCCGGCATCTATGTAAAAATCAGGAAATTCAACAAAAAGCAAACTTCTATTGTTCACGATAAAGCGCAAAAAGCACAAGGCTCCATACGCATGGAAGGCCTTGTGCTTTTTTGTACGCTGTACGCTCCGCGATCCCGCGTCCCACTCCCGGGGCGGGGGTGCTCACGCCCGGTGTTTCCGCAGGTCCGCGCCGAAGAAGGGGAGGAGTTCGAAGGCTTCCAGGCGGGAGGTGATCTGGGGGGTGTAGCGGCTGCGCAGTTCCTCTTCGGTGAGACCGGAGACGAGAAGAGTCTGGCGACCGGCGCCGAGGCGGGCGCTGAGTATCTGATGAAACGCCGACTGCGCGAAAGGGGTGGCAAATTCGGCGCCCACATCGTCCAGGATCAGCAGGTCGCAGTGCAGCAGACGCCGCACCTCCTCCCCCGCGTTTTCGTCCCGGGCAAACTTCTGCGCCTCCATCAGGGCAAACGCGCCCGCGGCCGTCTCGCAGAGCACCCAGTGCCCGCGCTCGCAGAGCGCCCCGGCGATGCAGGCGCATAAAAACGTCTTCCCAAGCCCCGCGCCGCCGCGAAACAGCAGATTTGGAGAGTCGGGGCCAAACCGTTCGACATATTTGACGCAGTATTCACGCATGATGCCCATGTGGTTCCGCGGGGACAGGCCATGGGACGGATCTGTCTCCGCGGGGAAGCGCTGGAGGTCGAAGACGGCGAAAGTCTGCCCCACGATATCCAGCTTCTCGGACAGCACACGCCGCTGTTCACGGATGCACAGCCGGCGCAGACAGTCGCACAGCCGCCCGTCGGCCGTGGCGCCCGTGTCGCCGCACAGCGTACAGGCGGGCCGGTCGTCCAGCGCGTCCGGCGGATAGCCGCCCGCCGCCAACAGCGCGTCCCGCCGCGCACGCAGGGAGAGGTTGCGCGCCCGACAGCGCTCCAGAGCGGCTTCCTCGCCGGACAGAGTGTCGCGCACGGCGCGCAGCAGCCCGGCGCGCATCTCATCGTCGATGGCCTGCACGGCGGGCTGCGTCTCGTAGATCTCGGCGCGGCGCGCGGAGAGACGGACCCCGGCGGCGGCCTTATTCTGTGCCAACAACACCCGCGCCTGCCCCAGACAGACAGGATCCAACGCCATCTCACCAACCCCCTTTTTGGCCTCTTGATCCGATGGCTCAAAGAAAAGGAAAAATTTAACATATCAATGTCAACGCTTTGTCCTATTGCGTCATTCGCCTTTGACATAGCGCCGCATGCGCTCCACGGCCTCGCGCTCTCGCCGGCCGGGCACGGTTTTCGCGGCGGCGCTCCCGGGGGTCGGGGCTCCCGGCGTTCGCTTAGACGGCGCGGCGTCGCCGGCCTCGATTTCGCTAGGAGCGTGCAGGTTCTTCTCGTGCCAGCTCCGCAGGATGGAGTGCATGTATTTCCAATTGAGCGCGCCGGTCTTGAGTACGGTCTTGTCATAGGCCAGCGCAACGGCGTCGGGCGCGAAGCCCATCTCCGCCCATTCGGAGACATAACGACTCTCGCTGGGCGACGGCGCGCGGTTCTCAATACCCAGCAGCCGATAGACGCGGCTGCTGACCTGGCGCTTTGTCTCCTGCGTCTCGATGTAGCGTTCGGCCTTCTCCTCGGCGTCGATGCCTTTCTGCTCCCAAACAGCGGCCTCCTTGTCGATCTGGCGCATCGTGGGCGGGCGGCCGTCTTCGCCAAACCGACGGCGGGCGTCCTCCACGCAGTACGCCACCAGTAGCGAGATGACGCCGGGCGTCAGTCCGCGCCAATCATAGAGGCCGAAGAGGATCTGCAGGTCACTGCTGGAGAGGATCTTT from Oscillospiraceae bacterium encodes:
- a CDS encoding DnaD domain protein is translated as MTERTFDLPRGGVHTITDETVTALLGTGSGEAARLYLYLLSHRGKCLDTKACTALGMTAAALKDALQLLQTAGVLRETAPAAPPVSDVRPDYAGAEVAQGIKRDPAFRHVVDEVQRRLGKILSSSDLQILFGLYDWRGLTPGVISLLVAYCVEDARRRFGEDGRPPTMRQIDKEAAVWEQKGIDAEEKAERYIETQETKRQVSSRVYRLLGIENRAPSPSESRYVSEWAEMGFAPDAVALAYDKTVLKTGALNWKYMHSILRSWHEKNLHAPSEIEAGDAAPSKRTPGAPTPGSAAAKTVPGRREREAVERMRRYVKGE
- a CDS encoding ATP-binding protein, whose protein sequence is MALDPVCLGQARVLLAQNKAAAGVRLSARRAEIYETQPAVQAIDDEMRAGLLRAVRDTLSGEEAALERCRARNLSLRARRDALLAAGGYPPDALDDRPACTLCGDTGATADGRLCDCLRRLCIREQRRVLSEKLDIVGQTFAVFDLQRFPAETDPSHGLSPRNHMGIMREYCVKYVERFGPDSPNLLFRGGAGLGKTFLCACIAGALCERGHWVLCETAAGAFALMEAQKFARDENAGEEVRRLLHCDLLILDDVGAEFATPFAQSAFHQILSARLGAGRQTLLVSGLTEEELRSRYTPQITSRLEAFELLPFFGADLRKHRA
- a CDS encoding response regulator, whose protein sequence is MIIWIRRLLDKYFFSDSQPLAARVFNLLFASALITMLTTTVVTCLLIPYPLEIGTLVAIDISVIFLFYFCSKYRKYRLGSLLLLGFASLVFFPFMYYAVGGVESGITAYAVMIIVLTFFALEKRDCFVMVLLEILSFSACLYVNDLFPRIFPRPLATLSMVILHDAQSIFIVSVFIGIAIKFQMYMYNMEKKKAEVASQAKSTFLATVSHEIRTPLNAIIGLSQIQLQMDLPQKTRSDLEKIYNSGSSLLGIINDILDVSKIESGSFELIPLDYDTPSLIHDTVQLNIVRIGSKPLVFKLQIDETLPSRLYGDELRIKQILNNLLSNAFKYTREGAVLFQTTWERQGDDAWIIFTVRDTGAGIRHEDLGKLFSEYSQLDVHANRKIEGTGLGLSITKKLVDMMGGTIFVESEYGQGSVFTVRFRQKIIDAREIGKDTVENLESFRFIDDRRNRGRNLVRAYMPYGKILVVDDVTTNLDVAKGLLLPYGLTVDCALSGRAAIEKIEAERVRYDLVFMDHMMPEMDGVEAARLIRGLGTPYAETVPIIALTANALAGNEEMFLANGFNAFLSKPIDVMRLDVLLNQWVRDRQTEEVLRQAEAERTAAQEDGGAPDELPEGACADGVDLQAGVQKYTGVKAYAAILRSYMKHMPALLEVLRAPTEETLPAYAVAVHGLKGSSYGICADAVGRQAEALEAAAKQGDFASVSQENNAFLARVETLLADLSALLSNMESAAEKPTKEAPDGALLEKILEGSRLFDASAMEEAMTTLEEYRYETGADLVSWLREQLDNLEYDTICERLEAIRPV